A stretch of DNA from Telopea speciosissima isolate NSW1024214 ecotype Mountain lineage chromosome 5, Tspe_v1, whole genome shotgun sequence:
ACCCCTGCTAAGCCTTTTTGGAATTATGGAGCCGCTGGCCGGAGGAAGAGCAGCAGTGCTTGAGAGTTAGTATGCCGATGGACTGTTATGGGCTAGAAAGGTTTAATGGTGAGAGGAGATGCACAGTGAAGGATTACTGTGCTTGGTGACCCCGGAGGGGTGGGATGTTCGCCCGTATGCATGCCATTATACCAACATCTTAGTCTAAGATTgcagatggatgttaaaagtCTTTAGATTTCCTCATATGATTATTGTACATAACTTATTTTTCAGAACAAACTATTGTTCCCTCGCTCTACATTCTCTGTAAATCGAAACCTTCATTTCCCATTGATAAATCAGTTATATTCTGCTATATTTGTGCTCTTTGGTTTTCAATTTCATCGCAGCATCTTTACTCATTTATTCATGTTAAAGTCTTGTTGGCCATGCTATACTGGTACGTTAAGCACTTGTAGTGATTTTCTATTCAAACTCTGTTTTGGATTGAAACTACATGATAGACCTGAAAGTGAAGGTGTTTCAGAAAGGATGTGGGCTTTGACAGTTTGGAAGAGATAACATAGGGGTCAAAGGATTTTGGTTACATCTCTGTTGGATTTTGATCTTACAGTTGAAAGCATTGATGCATCATAGacggtttctttattatttcccAGGAGAACACTTGAGTTCTATGAGAATGGTAAACAAACACTTTGAGTAGTTTAGACATTCTTAGCGACCAAGATTCAAGTACACTTCTCCtatatgttgtattttctttttcttcttcacagGAGATACAGGAACGTCAGTAAGGCTGGGATAAAGAAACCCTCTTATGAGGGGATCTTTATATCCTCCTGTTCCCTGCTCGGCCCAGTTCCCctgttcctctaacaagggcttggaatgaccaccctaccccttccCGAACATTTTGCCAGGGTTGGGTCCGctaccccctattagagggactggggaactaggccggccagggaactggaggagataattttcctgaCTGAGGAGATCATCTTTTGAAATATCACCAAGCTTGTCACAAGTGTGGATCAAACTTGAAAGAATTGTGATGCCCAACACTAGAGCGCCCTAAAATACCATTTGATATCAGTTTTGATCTTTTGGTAGGGGAATTGAGTCTATCATGATCATcaatgtcatcacttaacataTCTTTATAATTTGCTAAGATAAGAAATTGGTTGGTTTATGGAGTATACGTTTAAAGCTTCACCGACTGAGATTACATATGACTTTGTAAAAAAAATCCTTCATTGCTTTGTCCTGTCAATTGGAATTTTGTTTAAACATTCCAGAGGTATAACCCACATGAACACCCAAAAGTGTGATAAGATGTTCATATTTTTACATCATTACAGCTGTATCTCTCACCACATGTATCATGAATTAAACACTTGTTTaccatcaaaaaataaataaatatgcacACTTCTTATTCAACAACAACACAGGGCTTgctgctttaaaaaaaaaaagaaaagccacTGTACTTGTAAATAGAATTCCCACCTCAAAGAAttaatttttgttgttgttatccAATATAAAATTAGACGCGAAAGAAATTAATCATTTACCCCCTAAAAAAGATAATCATATTAAGgaaaggatcgagttttccctAAACTATGGCGAAGGAGGAATTTCTTCACCGAATATGATCGGATGGGTTGAGTGAATTGTGAAGAGTATTTTAAACCCCAACAAGGGGAGGTACTTGTGGCTTTTAATTCGTGGATGAAGAAAAACTCTccttaaacaaaagaaataaaatatacatGTCAGGACTCAAGAGAAACTTCTTTCCCTGCAACATGCAATTTCACTTTTAAATAAGCAATAGATTTGTACTTTGTATGATACATGATCTACTTATATTTTATAATCCGTTTATATTATAAAATGTGCACAATCTTTGCCATGTATTTCTATTTGTCATCGAAGAaatgataattaaaaaaaaaggcaagagatctctccttggtcgcatggtctctatacAAATGTCTGGGTCAATGGGTGAGCATGTTTAGATATCTACCCAAGggtagaggcgtcatctcacgatGCCTTGTGAATTTAAATTTTCCTCATGAATTGTAAATAATTGCTATTTATTCTTTGTGGACCCAATCACAAACATTTATTTAATGGGATATAACTTTTTTTATTGAATGCTTGTGTCATTCTTGGTTGATATTTCTTCACGTTGTCTATGTCATGCATTATTTTTTCACTAATAGAGTTAAATTTTCCTTGTGGACTGAGAATGTATGATTTTTACTCTTTAATGGTCAAATCACCAACTTCTATTTGGTGGGATATATAGCTTTCTTGCAatggtttacccaaaaaaaaaagcctttCTTGCAATGCTCATGTCAATCCGGTGATATATCTTCGTGTTGTGTATCTCTCACATTTTTCTCTCATCAATGGAATTTAATTCTTCATACCTCAAGTTTGCAAGAGAACTAACACTAAGAGTGTCAGTCAGTATGGTTATGTATTTTCAATATCGATACCATATCTATCTGGTATGGCTTCTTGATATGTATTCGGTATTAAAAACAgtttttatttggtatcaaaaACGGTTTTTATTCGGTTTAtcaaaaacagagaaaagagTCTGCCACAACTGAATTCAAGTCTTGCCTTCATCAACCGGTTATGGCTTATTTCTGTGGAGATTTGTTCTTGATCCTCACAACTTGGAGAATTAATGCTCTATTCTATTATATGAGGAATCACAAGTTTCAACCTTGAACGCAGCTGTTATGCCAGTACTGCCTATAGCTATTGGCGTCGAGAATGATGATGGCCAACATGTGCTTCTTCAGTTTCACTATTTCCACGTGAATCATCCCATCAACCGGTTATGGCACTAAATGCTCATAACTTAGCTTGGAGCAGTTACAAATTTGAATTCTGATCAAACCATCCATGCAGTCAGTGGTTATTTCTTCGAAGAATCCCTAACTCCTCACGCTCTGAGGTAACATAATTTCAGCAATTACGATACCAATAAAGTTCAAAGAGTAAAATGGGAAAGTAGTATAGTATCTTATGAAGACAGAAATTCagaaattttaaatttcttaAACTACGATATATAATTAAACCAAATGTATAAAACAAATACAATATCGGTACATACCAAACAGTTTCATCTTAGATAGTGATTCCATACCAAACCGAGAGATTCCATTTTTCATATTGAATCATATCGAATTTGCACCAATACGGTTGGTTTCGATTCCAAATTCACCCTTCTAAcatttttttggataataaGGCAATTTATTGAAGAGAAAGGTGAGTAGCGACCGAGGAGTCCATAAAGCATAAGTCTTGGATCTAGGGATCGGAATTGGGCCAAACCATCTCGCTCACACAAGACAGAGTCCTCCTAAGTCCTAACAAGGGAGTCAGCTACGCTGTAAATCTGCCTATAAACATGGCCAACATGGCAAACTTCAAACATAGATATAAAGATAGTGAATATCCTGGACAATAGGTCCAGAGTGATCGAGGACAAAGGAAACCAGATCCTTGTTGTCCGATTCAACAGAAACATTGTCGAAACATTCACCCTTCTAACACCACTTTAGGACATTGGAGaggattcttttttttcctaatgGTTTTATGTATTTATGTTTGTCGAGGATGAAATGTTAAACCGAacaggaaaaaatgaaaatttggaAAGATGTAAACACTATTATGATGCGGGGCTTCCCAATTTATTCTGGTCAAACACGTTTTCTAATCAAACATATAATTTAGGCACAAACCCTAAGCAATAATTATTTTGTGGACAGCCCTTTTGAATCTTCAgaacagtgaagaagaagataggagaagagggagagcaGGAGGGCCAACAGGGCCAACATAAAGCCATGGCTGCTAGCTCTCTTGCTCCTGAAAGAAACTGAAAAACTTGATTTCAAAGCATAAAAACCTTTTGTAGTCTTCGAAAAAATGGTAGCAGTGTTTAATAAGGAGCTTTTAAGTTGGTATCTCATCACTCTCAAACTGAGGGAAACAGTGGAAGCTGGAATCGCAAACTCACCTGGTTCTACCTCTTCACGTGACCTTCAATTGCGACCACTGCAACGGCAACAATCACAGACACAGCCACCTCCGGATCAGCAGCGGCTGACGCTGCAAGAATCCTCCTTTTCGCAATCGCATTTGATATCAATCAATGGTGACGATGAAAAtgttaaagaagaaagagaagtaacGAATCCAATGGAATCAGATTGGGCGATATCCATTAGAGAAAAGCTAGAGCAAGCCCATCAAGATCATGAAGCTGCCTCATGGGCCAAGCTCTGCATCTACCGAGTCCCACAGTACCTCCGTGTGGGCGACGATTACGGTAAGGCCGACAAGGCCTTCGTCCCCCAAATCGTTTCCCTGGGTCCTTACCATCACGGCCGGAAGAACCTCCGAGACATGGACCGTCACAAGTGGCGTTCACTCCATCAGATTCTGAAGCGAACCCATCAAGACGTGAAACTCTACCTCGATTCCATCCGGGAGGTTGAGGAGAAGGCTCGAGCTTGCTACGAAGGACCAATCCCTCTCAGCAGCAACGAATTCGTGGAGATGATGGTTCTCGATGGCTGCTTCGTTCTCGAGCTCTTCCGAGGTGCCGCCGGGGGTTTCGAGCATCTGGGCTACTCTCGAAACGACCCTGTCTTCGCAATGCGAGGAGGGATGCACTCAATCCAGCGAGACATGATCATGCTTGAGAACCAAATCCCACTCTTCATCCTCGATCGTCTTCTGGGTCTCCAGATTGGAAACCCTAACCAGAGAGGGCTGGTGGCAAAACTCGCACTCCCATTCTTCGATCCATTGACACCGACGGATGAGCCACTACAAAACAGCGATCGGAACAAGCTGGAATACTCGATCACCCCCTTCGATCCATTGATAGATAAAGACGGCCTCCATTGCCTGGGCGTTTTCCGGCAAAGCCTCCTGCGTCGAGGCCCTGGACCAGAACCACATGCTTCGAGGAATTGGATGAAATGGAGATCGCACGCGGTGAGGGTCGCCGACAAGCGAAGGCAGCAGTTAATCCATTGCGTGACGGAGCTGAGGGAAGCAGGAGTGAAATTCAGGAAGAGGAAGACGGATCGCTTCTGGGACATCAAATTCGAGAACGGTGTACTGTGGATACCCAGGCTTTTGATCCACGACGGGACCAAATCTCTGTTCCTGAACCTGATTGCGTTAGAACAGTGCCATCTAGACTGCACAAACGACATAACGTCTTACGTGATTTTCATGGACAACCTGATAAACTCGCCTGGGGATGTGGGTTACCTCCATTACTGCGAGATCATAGAGCATTGGTTAGGAAGTGATGCAGAGGTGGCCGACCTGTTCAATAGGCTGTGTCAAGAGGTGGTGTTCGACATCAACGACAGCTACCTCTCCCGGTTGTCCGAGCAGGTGAATCGATACTATAATCACAGGTGGAACGCATGGCGGGCCAGCTTGAAGCACAACTACTTCAACAATCCTTGGGCCATCATCTCCTTCGTTGCTGCTGTTGTC
This window harbors:
- the LOC122661298 gene encoding UPF0481 protein At3g47200-like, which codes for MVAVFNKELLSWYLITLKLRETVEAGIANSPGSTSSRDLQLRPLQRQQSQTQPPPDQQRLTLQESSFSQSHLISINGDDENVKEEREVTNPMESDWAISIREKLEQAHQDHEAASWAKLCIYRVPQYLRVGDDYGKADKAFVPQIVSLGPYHHGRKNLRDMDRHKWRSLHQILKRTHQDVKLYLDSIREVEEKARACYEGPIPLSSNEFVEMMVLDGCFVLELFRGAAGGFEHLGYSRNDPVFAMRGGMHSIQRDMIMLENQIPLFILDRLLGLQIGNPNQRGLVAKLALPFFDPLTPTDEPLQNSDRNKLEYSITPFDPLIDKDGLHCLGVFRQSLLRRGPGPEPHASRNWMKWRSHAVRVADKRRQQLIHCVTELREAGVKFRKRKTDRFWDIKFENGVLWIPRLLIHDGTKSLFLNLIALEQCHLDCTNDITSYVIFMDNLINSPGDVGYLHYCEIIEHWLGSDAEVADLFNRLCQEVVFDINDSYLSRLSEQVNRYYNHRWNAWRASLKHNYFNNPWAIISFVAAVVLLVLTLAQTFYSVYGYYWPNS